From Heliomicrobium modesticaldum Ice1, a single genomic window includes:
- a CDS encoding argininosuccinate synthase: MTKKIVLAYSGGLDTSIIIPWLKENYGYEVIAMAADLGQGEELAPLNEKAIKSGATKLYIEDVKEEFVTDFIWPTLKAGAVYEGKYLLGTSFARPLIAKRLVEIARAEGAEAIAHGATGKGNDQVRFELTVKALAPDLKIVAPWREWDIRSREDAIDYANARNIPVPVKKDRPYSMDRNLWHLSHEGADLEDPWNEPQNDLFMICTAPEQAPDKPEYVEIDFAKGIPVKLNGEALGPVEMIEKLNAIAAAHGVGICDMVENRLVGMKSRGVYETPAGTVLYAAHRELEYLCLDRATMHYKEQVALRYAELVYDGVWYHPLREALDAFVNVTQETVTGTVRMKLYKGSVTPAGAKSPYSLYNEEFSTFGRDEVYNQKDAEGFINLFGLPLKVRAIMEQKAGLRG, encoded by the coding sequence ATGACCAAAAAAATCGTCCTGGCCTACTCAGGCGGCCTCGATACATCGATCATCATCCCTTGGCTAAAAGAGAACTACGGCTACGAAGTCATCGCCATGGCCGCCGACCTGGGCCAAGGGGAAGAACTGGCCCCCTTAAACGAAAAGGCGATCAAATCAGGCGCCACCAAGCTCTACATCGAAGACGTGAAAGAAGAGTTCGTCACCGACTTCATCTGGCCGACTTTAAAAGCCGGCGCCGTCTATGAAGGCAAATACCTCCTGGGCACCTCCTTCGCTCGTCCCCTCATCGCCAAGCGCCTCGTCGAGATCGCCCGCGCTGAAGGGGCCGAAGCCATCGCCCACGGCGCCACCGGCAAAGGCAACGACCAGGTTCGCTTTGAACTGACCGTCAAGGCCTTGGCCCCCGACCTCAAGATCGTCGCCCCCTGGCGCGAATGGGACATCCGCTCCCGCGAAGACGCCATCGACTACGCCAACGCCCGCAACATCCCCGTACCCGTCAAAAAAGACCGCCCCTACTCGATGGACCGCAACCTCTGGCACTTAAGCCACGAAGGGGCCGACCTGGAGGATCCCTGGAACGAGCCTCAGAACGACCTCTTCATGATCTGCACCGCCCCCGAACAAGCGCCGGACAAGCCGGAGTACGTAGAAATCGACTTTGCAAAGGGCATCCCCGTCAAACTGAACGGCGAGGCTCTCGGCCCCGTCGAGATGATCGAAAAGCTGAACGCCATCGCCGCCGCCCATGGCGTGGGCATCTGCGACATGGTGGAAAACCGCCTTGTCGGCATGAAGTCGCGCGGCGTCTACGAAACCCCAGCCGGCACTGTCCTCTACGCCGCCCACCGCGAACTGGAGTACCTTTGCCTCGACCGAGCCACCATGCACTACAAAGAGCAGGTTGCCCTCCGCTACGCCGAACTCGTCTATGACGGCGTCTGGTACCACCCCCTCAGAGAAGCCCTCGACGCCTTCGTCAACGTGACCCAGGAAACCGTCACCGGCACCGTGCGCATGAAGCTTTACAAGGGCAGCGTCACCCCCGCCGGCGCTAAGTCGCCCTACTCCCTCTACAACGAGGAATTCTCCACCTTCGGCCGCGACGAAGTCTACAACCAGAAGGACGCCGAAGGCTTCATCAACCTCTTCGGCCTGCCGCTGAAGGTGCGGGCGATCATGGAGCAGAAGGCGGGGCTGCGGGGGTAG
- a CDS encoding EamA family transporter, producing the protein MLFYLAIGLTIIANIAYHVFLKITPQNSNPVVALATTYLTAMVACLLLLPFFNQEGGLFASLKKVNWTSIALGLSIVGLEMGFMLAYRAGGNISVAPVISNTAVALLLIPIGVLVFSEALSGKKVLGIVLCLVGLYFINQVETP; encoded by the coding sequence TTGTTGTTTTATCTCGCCATCGGACTCACCATCATCGCCAACATTGCCTACCATGTATTCTTGAAAATCACGCCTCAGAACAGCAACCCCGTCGTGGCGCTGGCGACGACCTATCTGACCGCGATGGTCGCCTGCCTGCTGCTCCTCCCGTTTTTCAACCAAGAGGGGGGCCTCTTCGCTTCACTGAAAAAGGTGAACTGGACCAGCATTGCCCTCGGTCTTTCCATCGTCGGATTGGAGATGGGCTTTATGCTCGCCTACCGAGCGGGCGGCAACATCAGCGTTGCGCCGGTCATCTCCAATACGGCCGTCGCCTTGCTGCTCATCCCTATCGGGGTGCTGGTGTTCAGCGAGGCGCTGTCGGGCAAAAAAGTGTTGGGGATCGTCCTGTGTCTTGTAGGACTTTATTTTATTAACCAGGTCGAAACCCCTTAG
- the argF gene encoding ornithine carbamoyltransferase, with protein MTTAQLPKLDPTMKGRDFLSLHDFSRDEIFYFIDLARQLKALQKDRIPHPYLAGKTLGMIFTKSSTRTRVSFEVGMYQLGGNALFLSSADIQLGRGEPIKDTARVLSRYVDGIMIRTFAHSDVVELAQYADIPVINGLTDLLHPCQVLADLMTIVEYKGKTDGLKMTFIGDGNNMAHELMFGGAKAGMDVVICTPEAYRPEPEIVRIATEDAKAHGGSITLMSDPVAASKDADVLYTDVWASMGQEGEAQERAQAFQGFMIDGTIMKAAHPKAIVLHCLPAHRGEEITDEVIEGPQSAVFDEAENRLHAQKAIMASVM; from the coding sequence AACTTCCCAAGCTCGATCCGACCATGAAGGGCAGGGACTTTCTCTCCCTCCACGACTTCAGCCGCGACGAGATCTTCTACTTCATCGACTTGGCTCGTCAACTGAAGGCCCTGCAAAAGGACCGCATCCCCCATCCTTACCTGGCCGGCAAGACGCTGGGCATGATCTTCACCAAAAGCTCCACGCGCACCCGCGTCTCCTTTGAGGTGGGCATGTACCAGCTCGGCGGCAACGCCCTCTTCCTAAGCTCCGCCGACATCCAACTGGGCCGGGGCGAGCCGATCAAGGACACGGCACGCGTCCTCTCCCGCTACGTCGACGGTATCATGATCCGCACCTTCGCCCATTCCGACGTGGTTGAACTGGCTCAATACGCCGACATCCCCGTCATCAACGGCCTCACCGATCTCCTGCACCCTTGCCAGGTCCTGGCCGACTTGATGACCATCGTCGAATACAAGGGCAAGACCGACGGCTTGAAGATGACCTTCATCGGCGACGGCAACAACATGGCCCACGAACTGATGTTCGGTGGCGCCAAAGCCGGTATGGACGTCGTCATCTGCACCCCCGAAGCCTACCGCCCCGAACCGGAGATCGTTCGCATCGCCACCGAAGACGCCAAAGCCCACGGCGGATCGATCACCTTGATGAGCGACCCGGTGGCAGCGTCCAAAGATGCCGACGTGCTCTACACCGACGTCTGGGCCTCCATGGGCCAAGAGGGCGAGGCCCAGGAGCGCGCCCAAGCCTTCCAAGGTTTTATGATTGATGGTACAATCATGAAAGCGGCCCACCCCAAAGCCATCGTTCTGCACTGCCTGCCGGCCCACCGGGGCGAAGAGATCACCGACGAAGTCATCGAAGGACCCCAGTCGGCCGTCTTCGACGAGGCCGAAAACCGCCTCCACGCCCAGAAGGCGATCATGGCGTCGGTGATGTAG